A stretch of the Pseudomonadales bacterium genome encodes the following:
- the pheT gene encoding phenylalanine--tRNA ligase subunit beta: protein MIFSESWLREWVNPAWSTEQLVAEITMAGLEVDAVEAVASDFSGVIVAEIVAAEQHPDADKLRVCQVNFGGDQAVQVVCGAPNARVGLKVAFAQVGAVLKTEDNSDFKIKKAKLRGVESFGMLCGASELGMEDVLDGLMELSSDATVGADLREYLDLNDTLIDVDLTPNRGDCLSILGIARDVGVLSQTDLNMPKIEAVSAAIDETIDVDIQASDDCPTYVSRVINHVDLSQASPLWMVEKLRRSGIRSIDPVVDVTNYVLLELGQPMHAFDKAKLAGGIVVRKAKAGEQLTLLDEQILELQSDSLVIADHDKALALAGIMGGLDSGVSQTTSNIVFESAFFAPEKIAGRARSYGLHTDSSHRFERGVDLANQVRAVERATALLLAICGGEPGPTVVHGQAVAEPRSVSLKAQRLAQVLGAELPHSQVSDILQRLGFTVDYAEDVWHCSIPSWRFDVSIEADLVEEIARVYGYNQLPTRQMRVPVDFVRRQEAETPLMSIKHTLVARGYQEAIAYTFIEPSLQADFDDEAPVAVANPISSDMAVMRTSLIPGLVRAMQHNLKRQVTRLKLFESGLQFHASDADSTGAEQRNFIAGIATGNRLPESWANHAEPIDFFDIKGDVESLLLQCRLDDVSFVAAERKGFHPGQTANIVHAGKVIGYLGCLHPEMTKNYGIAGQAFAFELSLAELTKGNVPSFKSLSKFPQVRRDLAIVINESVAAGSVLQAVRDTAGENFVNAWIFDVYQGKGVAEGHKSLAIAMSFQHQSRSLQDDEIQTTIDAIVDGLQDNFSATLR, encoded by the coding sequence ATGATATTCAGTGAATCCTGGCTTAGAGAATGGGTTAATCCAGCATGGTCAACTGAGCAATTGGTGGCTGAGATCACCATGGCAGGACTAGAAGTCGATGCGGTCGAAGCCGTGGCTAGTGATTTTTCAGGCGTTATTGTGGCTGAGATTGTCGCGGCTGAACAACACCCTGATGCCGATAAATTACGTGTTTGCCAAGTGAATTTTGGTGGTGACCAAGCAGTTCAAGTGGTTTGCGGCGCACCTAATGCAAGGGTCGGCTTAAAGGTCGCGTTTGCGCAAGTGGGGGCCGTGTTAAAAACCGAGGATAATAGCGATTTTAAGATTAAAAAGGCCAAGCTTCGTGGCGTAGAGTCATTCGGTATGTTGTGCGGTGCTTCAGAGCTTGGCATGGAAGATGTGCTTGATGGCCTCATGGAGTTGTCTAGCGATGCCACTGTCGGCGCTGATTTACGCGAATATTTAGACTTAAACGATACCCTTATTGATGTTGATTTAACGCCTAACCGTGGCGACTGTTTAAGCATTTTGGGTATTGCACGCGATGTCGGCGTATTGAGCCAAACTGATCTGAATATGCCCAAGATTGAAGCTGTTAGTGCTGCAATAGATGAAACTATCGACGTAGATATTCAGGCAAGTGACGACTGCCCGACTTATGTTTCACGGGTTATCAATCACGTTGATTTAAGCCAAGCGTCGCCATTATGGATGGTAGAAAAATTACGTCGTTCAGGTATTCGCTCAATCGACCCTGTGGTAGATGTGACAAACTATGTCTTACTTGAGCTGGGCCAGCCGATGCATGCTTTTGATAAAGCCAAGCTTGCTGGCGGTATTGTTGTTCGTAAGGCAAAAGCTGGCGAACAGCTGACTCTGCTAGATGAGCAAATATTAGAATTACAGTCAGACAGCTTAGTGATTGCCGACCATGACAAGGCGTTAGCGTTAGCCGGTATCATGGGTGGTTTAGACAGTGGCGTGAGCCAAACGACAAGCAATATTGTGTTTGAATCGGCTTTCTTCGCGCCTGAGAAAATTGCTGGCCGCGCTAGATCATATGGTTTACACACTGATTCCTCGCACCGATTTGAGCGAGGCGTTGATTTAGCCAATCAAGTTCGCGCGGTAGAGCGGGCTACTGCTTTATTATTGGCGATTTGCGGTGGCGAGCCAGGCCCAACAGTGGTGCACGGTCAGGCCGTGGCTGAACCGCGCAGTGTTAGCTTGAAGGCACAGCGATTAGCACAAGTATTGGGTGCCGAGCTGCCGCACAGTCAAGTTAGCGACATTTTACAGCGACTAGGTTTTACGGTTGATTATGCAGAAGATGTTTGGCACTGCAGCATTCCAAGCTGGCGTTTTGATGTCAGTATCGAAGCTGACTTAGTCGAAGAAATAGCCCGCGTTTATGGTTATAACCAGCTTCCCACGCGCCAAATGCGAGTGCCGGTAGACTTTGTGCGTCGCCAAGAAGCAGAAACGCCGCTGATGTCAATAAAACACACCTTAGTAGCTCGGGGTTATCAAGAGGCAATCGCCTACACCTTTATTGAGCCCAGCTTGCAAGCTGATTTTGATGATGAGGCGCCGGTGGCAGTTGCCAATCCTATTTCCTCTGATATGGCGGTTATGCGAACCTCGCTGATTCCTGGACTTGTTCGTGCTATGCAGCATAACTTGAAGCGACAAGTGACACGGCTTAAGTTGTTCGAAAGTGGTCTGCAGTTTCATGCCAGCGACGCTGATAGCACAGGTGCAGAACAGCGTAATTTTATTGCCGGTATAGCCACCGGTAATCGCTTACCAGAGTCTTGGGCTAACCACGCCGAGCCAATTGACTTCTTTGATATAAAAGGCGATGTTGAAAGTCTATTACTGCAGTGTCGGCTAGATGATGTCAGTTTTGTTGCTGCCGAACGTAAAGGCTTTCATCCCGGTCAAACCGCTAATATTGTGCATGCGGGTAAAGTGATTGGCTATTTGGGTTGCTTGCACCCAGAAATGACAAAAAACTATGGAATTGCTGGGCAAGCCTTCGCTTTTGAGCTATCTTTAGCTGAACTAACAAAAGGAAATGTCCCTAGCTTCAAGAGCTTATCAAAATTTCCTCAAGTAAGACGCGATCTTGCAATCGTAATTAATGAGTCGGTCGCAGCCGGTTCAGTGTTGCAAGCGGTTCGTGACACAGCAGGGGAAAATTTTGTCAACGCCTGGATTTTTGATGTATATCAAGGCAAAGGTGTTGCCGAGGGGCATAAAAGTTTGGCGATTGCTATGAGCTTTCAGCACCAGAGCCGTAGTTTGCAGGATGATGAAATCCAAACGACTATCGACGCTATTGTTGATGGTCTGCAGGATAACTTTTCTGCAACGCTGCGATAG
- the ihfA gene encoding integration host factor subunit alpha, with product MSALTKAGMADQLFEELGLNKREAKEIVEAFFEEIRLSLESNQSVKISGFGNFDLRDKNERPGRNPKTGEEIPISARRVVTFRPGQKLKARVEEYAGTQS from the coding sequence ATGTCAGCACTGACAAAAGCAGGCATGGCCGATCAGTTATTTGAAGAGCTTGGCTTAAATAAGCGTGAAGCAAAAGAAATTGTTGAAGCATTTTTTGAAGAAATACGATTGTCTTTAGAGAGCAATCAATCGGTTAAAATATCCGGCTTTGGTAATTTCGATTTACGTGATAAAAACGAGCGTCCGGGCCGCAATCCAAAAACCGGCGAAGAAATCCCTATTTCCGCACGACGTGTTGTTACCTTCAGACCTGGACAAAAATTAAAAGCAAGAGTAGAAGAGTATGCTGGAACCCAGTCATAA
- a CDS encoding MerR family transcriptional regulator yields MLEPSHNAELPVIPGKRYFTIGEVSELCLVKPHVLRYWEQEFPQLKPVKRRGNRRYYQRQDVLLIRQIRSLLYDQGFTIGGARQQLDSDNNNGSDHQPAEDKAAYKAVLRQMISELEEVLAVLKAG; encoded by the coding sequence ATGCTGGAACCCAGTCATAACGCCGAATTACCGGTAATTCCGGGCAAGCGCTATTTTACTATTGGTGAAGTCAGTGAGCTTTGTCTGGTAAAGCCTCATGTATTACGCTACTGGGAGCAGGAGTTTCCTCAGCTTAAACCGGTAAAACGTCGTGGCAACCGTCGTTATTATCAGCGTCAAGATGTGTTGTTGATTCGTCAAATCAGAAGTTTACTGTATGACCAAGGATTTACTATTGGTGGTGCTAGACAGCAGCTGGATAGCGATAATAATAACGGCAGTGATCATCAGCCAGCGGAAGATAAGGCCGCTTACAAGGCTGTGCTAAGGCAAATGATCAGCGAGCTAGAAGAAGTGCTTGCTGTACTAAAAGCTGGCTAA